The following coding sequences are from one Hippopotamus amphibius kiboko isolate mHipAmp2 chromosome 9, mHipAmp2.hap2, whole genome shotgun sequence window:
- the LOC130829005 gene encoding olfactory receptor 4D5 codes for MNPANHSQVTGFVLLGLSQVWDLRLFFFIVFSGVYLMSITGNLLIVAVVTSDPLLHTTMYFLLGNLSFLDFCYSSITAPRMLVDLLSGNPIISFGGCLTQLFFFHFIGGIKIFLLTVMAYDRYVAISQPLRYMLIMNRTVCGLLVAASWVGGFIHSIVQVGLTVQLPFCGPDKLDNFYCDVPQLIKLACTDTFVLELLMVSNNGLVTLMCFLVLLGSYTALLVMLRSHSREGCSKALSTCASHIAVVTLIFVPCVYIYARPFRTFPMDKVVSVLYTMVTPMLNPAIYTLRNKEVIMAMKKLWRRQKDLLGPLEH; via the coding sequence ATGAACCCAGCGAACCATTCCCAGGTGACAGGTTTTGTCCTCCTGGGGCTCTCTCAGGTATGGGATCTCCGGCTCTTCTTCTTTATCGTCTTCTCTGGTGTGTATCTTATGTCCATAACTGGAAATCTCCTTATTGTGGCCGTAGTGACCTCTGACCCACTCCTGCACACAACCATGTACTTTCTCTTAGGCAATCTTTCTTTCTTGGACTTTTGCTACTCATCCATCACAGCGCCTAGGATGCTGGTTGACTTGCTCTCAGGCAATCCCATCATTTCCTTTGGTGGCTGTCTGACTCAGCTCTTCTTCTTCCACTTCATTGGAGGCATCAAGATCTTCCTGCTGACGGTCATGGCGTATGACCGTTATGTTGCCATTTCCCAGCCCCTGCGCTATATGCTTATTATGAATCGGACAGTCTGTGGGCTCCTTGTGGCAGCCTCCTGGGTAGGGGGCTTCATCCACTCCATTGTGCAGGTTGGACTGACTGTCCAGCTGCCATTCTGTGGACCTGACAAGCTGGACAACTTTTACTGTGATGTGCCTCAGCTGATCAAATTGGCCTGCACAGACACCTTTGTCTTAGAGCTTCTGATGGTGTCTAACAATGGCCTGGTGACCCTGATGTGTTTTCTGGTGCTCCTGGGATCCTACACAGCACTGCTTGTCATGCTCCGAAGCCACTCGCGGGAAGGCTGCAGCAAAGCCCTGTCCACCTGTGCCTCCCATATTGCTGTGGTCACCTTAATCTTTGTGCCTTGTGTCTATATCTATGCAAGGCCATTTCGGACATTCCCCATGGACAAGGTGGTCTCTGTGCTGTACACAATGGTCACTCCCATGCTGAATCCTGCCATCTATACCCTGAGAAACAAGGAAGTGATCATGGCCATGAAGAAGCTGTGGAGGAGGCAAAAGGACCTTCTGGGGCCCCTGGAGCACTGA